A genomic window from Schistocerca serialis cubense isolate TAMUIC-IGC-003099 chromosome 4, iqSchSeri2.2, whole genome shotgun sequence includes:
- the LOC126474568 gene encoding cuticle protein 12.5-like — translation MYKLVILLCAVAAAHAGYLGGYAAPAVAVAPAVAAPAVAVAHAPVAVAPAASSYANTYRVSQTARLLAAPAVAAAPVAYAAPAIHAPLAYAAPAVAAPLLKVH, via the exons ATGTACAAGCTG GTGATCCTGCTGTGCGCCGTGGCCGCCGCCCACGCCGGCTACCTGGGAGgctacgccgcccccgccgtcgccgtGGCGCCTGCCGTGgccgcccccgccgtcgccgtGGCCCACGCCCCCGTGGCCGTGGCGCCCGCCGCCTCCTCATACGCCAACACGTACCGCGTATCGCAGACGGCCCGCCTCCTGgccgcccccgccgtcgccgccgcccctgtggcctacgccgcccccgccatcCACGCCCCTCTGGCCTACGCCGCACCTGCTGTCGCTGCTCCCCTGCTGAAGGTCCACTAG